Proteins co-encoded in one Ignavibacteria bacterium genomic window:
- a CDS encoding carboxy terminal-processing peptidase, with protein MRTPLFVAVIFLFISSFNASVCSQTSTVDTSKSLSPEERHSSAMQLVSMFVERYHYSPKTVDDSLSAWIYNDYLKSLDFQKMYFLQSDVDEFSKYKFVLDQNMGTGNLVPPFDMFNKYKERLNERIKFVLTILEKPLDLTKNEEINLDREKAGYAEDEKELNELWVKRIKFDVIGLILGGKEEKDAREVLQKRYKNLHKAVLQYKADDVFQIYMSSVMESIDPHSSYMSPKTSQDFNINMSQSLEGIGATLTSENDYVTIVRVVPGGPASKSGLLDDGDRIIAVAQGDDGEMVDIVGWRTDDAVQLIRGAKGTVVRLSILKKKDGANAIPKEIKLVREKIKIEEQSAKKKIIEINEDGKQYKIGVIDVPSFYLDFEGKRKGEKDFKSTSNDVKKILDTLKNEGVSGIVMDLRNNGGGSLVEAIELTGLFISTGAVVQVKEADGSVKVNKDTDKSIAWDGPMAVLINSGSASASEIFAAAIQDYGRGVILGEQSFGKGTVQNLIDLDKVSGGQKLGQLTLTIAKFYRISGGSTQHKGVIPDILFPSAFDPAETGESSYPTALPWDKINATAFQASSGLSSSITDLAAKHETRTGKNSEYQYFIKDLNKSKGHRGKKVFSLNLEKRKLEQEEIKKEEEARKKERANKGLIELDKEGKVVKEKLVVEDPLLEESGHILANLIEIVDTGKKAKKN; from the coding sequence ATGAGAACCCCTCTTTTTGTTGCAGTCATATTTTTATTCATTTCTTCATTTAATGCATCAGTATGTTCGCAAACTTCGACAGTTGATACAAGTAAATCTCTGTCACCTGAAGAGAGGCACTCATCAGCGATGCAACTCGTATCGATGTTCGTAGAGAGATATCATTACAGCCCGAAAACTGTTGACGACAGCCTCTCGGCATGGATATACAACGATTATCTGAAGTCTCTTGATTTTCAGAAGATGTACTTCCTCCAGTCGGATGTTGATGAATTCAGCAAATATAAATTTGTCCTCGATCAGAATATGGGGACAGGAAATCTCGTTCCGCCATTTGACATGTTCAACAAGTACAAAGAGAGACTGAATGAAAGAATCAAGTTTGTTCTCACGATTCTGGAGAAACCCCTTGATCTCACCAAAAATGAGGAAATAAATCTTGACAGAGAGAAAGCCGGTTATGCCGAGGATGAGAAAGAATTAAATGAACTCTGGGTTAAGAGAATTAAATTCGATGTAATCGGATTGATTCTCGGTGGAAAAGAGGAAAAAGATGCCAGAGAAGTTTTGCAGAAACGATATAAAAATTTACATAAAGCAGTACTTCAATACAAGGCAGATGATGTTTTTCAAATATACATGTCGTCGGTGATGGAATCAATAGATCCTCACTCATCATATATGTCCCCAAAAACATCACAGGATTTCAACATCAACATGTCACAATCCCTGGAAGGGATCGGGGCCACTCTCACATCAGAGAATGATTATGTTACCATAGTAAGGGTGGTACCCGGTGGACCTGCTTCAAAAAGTGGTTTGCTCGACGACGGTGACAGAATTATTGCAGTCGCACAAGGTGATGATGGTGAGATGGTCGATATAGTCGGGTGGAGAACCGATGATGCGGTTCAACTTATTAGAGGGGCAAAGGGGACGGTTGTCAGACTCTCAATTCTCAAGAAAAAAGATGGCGCGAATGCCATCCCTAAAGAGATCAAACTGGTCCGTGAGAAAATAAAAATCGAGGAACAGTCGGCAAAAAAGAAGATCATTGAAATAAATGAGGACGGTAAACAGTACAAAATTGGAGTGATTGATGTCCCATCATTCTATCTCGATTTCGAAGGGAAAAGAAAAGGTGAAAAAGATTTCAAAAGTACCTCCAATGATGTGAAGAAAATTCTCGATACCCTTAAAAATGAAGGTGTAAGCGGAATTGTGATGGATTTAAGAAACAACGGTGGTGGTTCCCTTGTGGAAGCCATTGAATTGACGGGCTTGTTTATAAGTACGGGTGCCGTAGTTCAGGTTAAGGAAGCTGATGGTTCTGTAAAAGTAAACAAAGATACCGATAAGTCAATTGCGTGGGATGGTCCTATGGCTGTATTGATTAATTCCGGAAGTGCTTCGGCGAGCGAAATCTTTGCGGCTGCAATTCAGGACTACGGCAGGGGAGTAATACTTGGAGAACAGTCTTTTGGTAAAGGGACAGTTCAGAATTTGATTGATCTCGACAAGGTTTCGGGTGGACAGAAACTCGGGCAGTTGACGCTGACAATTGCGAAATTTTACAGAATATCGGGAGGCAGTACACAACACAAGGGTGTGATTCCGGATATCCTTTTCCCTTCAGCTTTTGATCCAGCAGAGACAGGCGAGAGCAGCTACCCTACTGCACTTCCATGGGATAAAATCAACGCTACCGCATTTCAGGCCTCCTCCGGTCTATCCTCGAGTATAACTGATCTTGCAGCAAAGCATGAAACAAGAACAGGTAAAAACAGTGAGTACCAATATTTCATTAAAGATCTCAATAAATCAAAAGGTCACAGAGGGAAGAAGGTTTTTTCTCTAAACCTTGAGAAGAGAAAACTTGAACAGGAAGAAATTAAGAAAGAAGAGGAAGCCCGAAAGAAGGAAAGAGCCAACAAAGGTTTGATAGAACTTGACAAAGAGGGAAAAGTTGTTAAAGAAAAACTTGTAGTTGAAGATCCGCTTCTTGAGGAGAGTGGTCACATTCTTGCGAATCTGATTGAAATCGTGGATACAGGTAAAAAAGCGAAAAAGAACTGA
- the scpA gene encoding methylmalonyl-CoA mutase, protein MKRPDFKDFIVSQNNSETGYEAWKKEFISVTGKNPEDVMWNTMEQIPVKSLYTQEDLKDVQHLDFLAGIPPFLRGPYATMYVQRPWTVRQYAGFSTAEESNAFYRRNLAAGQMGLSVAFDLATHRGYDSDHPRVIGDVGKAGVAIDTIEDMKILFDSIPLDKMSVSMTMNGAVLPVMAFYIVAAEEQGVKPELLSGTIQNDILKEYMVRNTYIYPPATSMRIIADIFKFTSANMPKFNSISISGYHMQEAGATADLEMAYTLADGLEYIRTGIETGLDIDTFAPRLSFFWAQGMNYFMEVAKMRAARLIWAKLIKTFNPKNPKSMSLRTHSQTSGWSLTEQDPFNNVVRTCIEALAAALGHTQSLHTNSLDEAIALPTDFSARIARNTQLYLQDETGICKVIDPWGGSYYLEALTAALMNRAWEHILEVESYGGMTKAIEAGIPKLRIEEASARRQARIDSGSETILGVNKYKPAKEEPMEILEVDNTAVRISQIKRLQEVKANRNNDKVQKCLEAITQAAETGEGNLLELSVIAARERATLGEISSAIESVCGRFQAQTRTVAGVYSKEYSHGEHDPVIEVRKMTDAFAASAGRRPRIMIAKMGQDGHDRGAKVVATAYADMGFDVDMGPLFQTPEETAKQAVENDVHCVGMSSLAAGHKTLLPKLVEELQKLGREDIIVIVGGVIPHQDYDYLYEHGAFAIFGPGTKIPEAAMKIMEEVHKRFSE, encoded by the coding sequence ATGAAAAGACCAGATTTTAAAGATTTTATCGTTTCGCAAAACAATAGTGAAACAGGATATGAAGCCTGGAAAAAAGAGTTCATCTCTGTTACCGGAAAGAACCCTGAAGATGTAATGTGGAATACGATGGAGCAGATACCCGTTAAAAGTCTCTATACCCAAGAAGACTTGAAAGATGTTCAACATCTCGATTTTCTTGCAGGCATTCCTCCCTTTCTGAGAGGACCATATGCGACAATGTATGTGCAAAGACCCTGGACGGTAAGACAGTATGCAGGATTTTCAACTGCCGAAGAGAGTAACGCATTTTACAGAAGAAACCTCGCAGCAGGTCAAATGGGCTTGTCTGTCGCTTTTGATCTGGCGACACACCGTGGATATGATTCCGACCATCCCCGTGTAATTGGTGATGTAGGCAAGGCGGGTGTAGCTATCGATACAATAGAGGATATGAAAATTCTTTTTGATTCGATCCCTCTTGACAAGATGTCGGTCTCAATGACCATGAATGGAGCTGTACTCCCTGTTATGGCATTTTATATCGTAGCTGCTGAAGAACAGGGAGTAAAACCTGAACTTTTAAGTGGAACGATCCAAAATGATATTCTGAAAGAATACATGGTAAGGAATACCTACATCTATCCACCTGCCACTTCGATGAGAATTATTGCCGATATCTTTAAATTTACTTCTGCCAATATGCCTAAATTTAACAGCATTAGTATTTCCGGATATCATATGCAGGAAGCCGGTGCCACAGCCGATCTTGAAATGGCATATACCCTTGCAGACGGTCTTGAGTACATCAGGACCGGAATCGAAACCGGACTTGATATCGATACTTTCGCTCCAAGACTTTCATTTTTCTGGGCTCAGGGCATGAACTACTTCATGGAAGTTGCAAAAATGAGAGCCGCCAGACTGATTTGGGCGAAACTGATTAAGACTTTCAATCCCAAAAATCCGAAGTCGATGTCATTACGAACCCATTCGCAGACATCAGGCTGGAGCTTGACTGAACAGGATCCGTTCAATAATGTGGTGAGAACCTGTATTGAGGCTCTTGCTGCTGCACTCGGTCATACTCAGTCACTTCACACCAATTCACTCGATGAGGCTATTGCTCTTCCGACAGATTTTTCGGCGAGAATTGCGAGAAATACCCAGCTTTACCTTCAGGATGAAACGGGCATTTGCAAGGTTATTGACCCTTGGGGCGGCAGCTATTATCTCGAAGCATTGACGGCTGCTCTTATGAACAGAGCCTGGGAGCATATTCTCGAAGTGGAATCTTATGGAGGTATGACCAAGGCTATCGAAGCCGGTATCCCCAAACTTAGAATCGAAGAAGCTTCTGCCCGTCGTCAGGCAAGGATTGACAGCGGATCAGAGACCATTCTCGGAGTGAACAAGTACAAACCTGCCAAAGAAGAACCTATGGAAATTCTTGAGGTTGACAACACTGCAGTTCGCATTTCACAAATAAAAAGACTTCAGGAAGTGAAAGCTAACAGGAACAATGACAAAGTGCAAAAATGTCTCGAGGCAATTACCCAAGCTGCCGAAACAGGTGAAGGTAATCTGCTCGAATTATCTGTAATCGCTGCAAGAGAAAGAGCCACCCTCGGTGAAATTTCCTCTGCAATCGAATCAGTATGTGGCAGATTCCAGGCTCAGACCAGAACCGTTGCAGGTGTATACTCTAAAGAATACTCTCACGGTGAGCATGATCCGGTTATTGAAGTCAGAAAAATGACCGATGCATTTGCAGCTTCAGCAGGAAGGCGTCCAAGGATTATGATCGCCAAGATGGGACAGGATGGTCATGACCGCGGTGCAAAAGTCGTAGCCACAGCTTACGCTGATATGGGCTTCGATGTCGACATGGGTCCTCTCTTCCAGACTCCTGAGGAGACAGCAAAACAGGCTGTCGAGAACGATGTCCATTGCGTCGGAATGAGCTCACTGGCCGCGGGTCATAAGACATTGCTCCCGAAACTTGTTGAAGAACTGCAAAAACTCGGAAGAGAAGATATCATTGTAATAGTTGGTGGCGTAATACCACATCAGGATTATGACTACCTTTACGAACATGGTGCCTTTGCTATTTTCGGGCCGGGTACTAAAATACCTGAAGCAGCTATGAAGATCATGGAAGAAGTTCACAAAAGATTTAGTGAATAA
- the meaB gene encoding methylmalonyl Co-A mutase-associated GTPase MeaB, whose translation MNNTDDNSYKPDWVPEEHGDEFAIRIVKGVDSTPVPPANRQFRKKEYSDDELVQGVLENKRNLLAKAITLIESTSILHQKKAKEILNRLLPFAGNSLRIGISGVPGAGKSTLIEALGTWLIDNGHKVAVLTIDPSSSISKGSILGDKTRMENLSKNPHCFIRPSPSGGTLGGVARKTRESVTICEAAGYDIILIETVGVGQSEITVRSMVDFFLLVLISGGGDELQGMKKGVMEICDAILINKADGENKKKALTAKAEYSSALHYLYPSTEGWESIACTASALTGEGIPELWNEIEKFAKITKESGVFDKRRRTQNIEWVEFMIKDFLFDSFFNDDETSRQFSEMKEKLMNGEILPSLAFDILKETWLSKF comes from the coding sequence ATGAACAATACTGACGACAATTCCTATAAGCCCGACTGGGTACCTGAAGAACATGGTGATGAATTTGCGATTCGCATAGTTAAAGGCGTGGATTCCACACCTGTACCACCCGCCAACAGGCAGTTTCGAAAAAAAGAATACTCTGATGATGAACTTGTACAGGGTGTACTCGAAAACAAAAGAAATCTGCTTGCCAAAGCCATTACTCTGATCGAGAGTACTTCAATTTTGCATCAAAAGAAGGCAAAAGAAATTTTGAACCGGCTTTTACCATTCGCAGGCAATTCGCTGAGAATTGGAATCAGCGGGGTACCGGGGGCCGGTAAAAGTACTCTGATTGAAGCCCTTGGTACTTGGTTAATAGACAATGGACATAAAGTCGCGGTTCTCACTATCGATCCTTCAAGCTCCATCAGCAAGGGCAGCATTCTCGGCGATAAAACCAGAATGGAAAACCTGTCTAAAAATCCACATTGTTTCATTCGCCCTTCCCCTTCCGGAGGAACTCTGGGTGGTGTTGCCAGAAAAACAAGGGAGTCTGTAACAATATGCGAAGCTGCCGGTTACGACATTATTCTTATCGAAACCGTGGGTGTGGGTCAAAGTGAAATTACCGTCAGATCGATGGTGGATTTTTTCCTCCTCGTACTGATTTCCGGAGGTGGTGATGAACTTCAAGGAATGAAAAAAGGTGTAATGGAAATCTGTGATGCCATACTAATCAATAAAGCGGATGGAGAGAATAAGAAAAAGGCACTCACAGCAAAAGCGGAATATTCATCTGCGCTCCATTATCTCTATCCTTCGACGGAAGGTTGGGAATCAATTGCCTGTACTGCATCAGCACTAACGGGAGAAGGCATTCCTGAATTGTGGAATGAAATTGAAAAGTTTGCAAAAATTACAAAAGAATCGGGAGTTTTTGACAAGCGCCGAAGGACTCAGAATATAGAATGGGTTGAATTTATGATTAAGGATTTTCTATTCGATTCATTCTTCAACGACGACGAGACAAGCCGTCAATTCTCAGAAATGAAAGAAAAACTGATGAATGGTGAGATTCTCCCCTCTTTAGCATTCGATATTTTGAAAGAAACCTGGCTTTCAAAATTTTGA
- a CDS encoding alpha/beta fold hydrolase: MSNKKKKLTGWLVLEIVLIMLLLLTIQYQRYMLAGVVALKLLFVSFRYYHLRRLLESYSMFRKFDHLEDEGTFEGQTPVIYEGEKREKGVLLIHGFSSTPREMGILMEFLRQEGIPHYAPVLTGFGLDDVHLLQAIQPSDWFRDAINAYDIFSANCNEVVVVGNSMGGLLACHIASKRKVDKLVLLAPYLLSKKKHEFSKKMLIDSPFAWLLKLFNPYVKKSRRPDDSTEHIPNPRFAYDVLPVNSVEALWRLQDKVEYENIKAGKTLIVTGKLDNTVENERVFELLRTKNVDFESLELEQSGHLVFEGPDSIQGVKRIMEFIRG, from the coding sequence TTGTCAAATAAAAAGAAAAAACTTACCGGCTGGCTGGTTCTCGAAATAGTACTGATTATGCTGCTTTTACTGACTATTCAGTATCAGCGGTATATGCTTGCCGGAGTTGTGGCATTAAAGCTTCTGTTTGTATCTTTCAGATATTATCACCTGAGGAGATTACTTGAGTCGTATTCGATGTTTCGAAAATTCGATCATCTTGAGGACGAAGGTACATTTGAAGGTCAAACACCTGTAATTTATGAGGGTGAAAAGCGTGAAAAAGGTGTACTATTGATACATGGCTTTTCTTCCACTCCACGGGAGATGGGTATTCTGATGGAATTCCTGAGACAGGAGGGGATTCCCCATTATGCTCCTGTTCTCACAGGCTTTGGTCTTGACGATGTTCATCTGCTTCAAGCTATCCAGCCTTCGGACTGGTTTCGCGATGCTATAAATGCGTATGATATCTTTTCTGCCAATTGTAATGAGGTTGTTGTTGTGGGAAATTCGATGGGGGGACTCCTAGCCTGCCATATCGCTTCAAAAAGAAAAGTCGATAAACTTGTTCTGCTCGCACCCTACCTGCTTTCGAAGAAGAAACACGAATTTAGTAAAAAAATGCTTATTGACAGCCCCTTTGCCTGGTTGTTAAAGCTCTTTAATCCTTATGTAAAGAAGAGCCGGAGGCCCGATGACTCAACCGAACATATTCCAAATCCAAGATTCGCCTACGATGTACTCCCGGTAAATTCTGTTGAGGCACTGTGGAGGCTTCAGGACAAAGTGGAATATGAAAACATAAAGGCTGGAAAGACATTGATCGTGACGGGGAAACTCGATAACACTGTCGAAAATGAACGGGTTTTTGAATTGTTGAGGACTAAAAATGTAGATTTTGAAAGTCTCGAACTCGAACAATCAGGGCATCTCGTTTTTGAAGGACCTGATTCGATTCAGGGAGTCAAAAGAATAATGGAATTCATCAGGGGCTGA
- a CDS encoding class I SAM-dependent methyltransferase, translating into MEMHLNQEFYNVEDGIVSVLKGSEKALYDNKARLYEKLVSSEFYNKFMWGTTIQDYAGFATLAYNSANGKILDIGCGGLVQTHKIYARNRHEVVLLDNSIEMLKIGKERLMEQSIPFPGKITLLHADAIKLPFDDNHFESVVSFGMLHMFDNKTEFINEGLRVLAEGGEFYFSCLTTDRKRGGRYLRFLYKRGEVGTPIAINDLLGLFPSTLKRLEHYVKGNMLFVHGQK; encoded by the coding sequence ATGGAAATGCACCTTAATCAGGAGTTTTACAATGTTGAAGACGGAATTGTATCCGTTCTTAAAGGTTCCGAAAAAGCTTTATACGACAATAAAGCAAGACTCTATGAAAAACTGGTCAGTTCGGAATTTTACAACAAATTTATGTGGGGGACCACAATACAGGATTATGCGGGTTTCGCGACTCTTGCATACAATTCTGCAAACGGGAAAATTCTTGACATCGGATGTGGTGGTTTGGTTCAGACCCATAAAATTTACGCAAGAAACCGGCATGAAGTGGTACTTCTCGACAACTCGATTGAGATGTTGAAGATTGGGAAGGAAAGACTTATGGAACAATCAATCCCCTTTCCCGGAAAAATTACACTTTTGCATGCAGATGCGATAAAACTTCCATTTGATGACAACCATTTCGAGTCAGTCGTAAGTTTTGGAATGCTTCACATGTTCGACAACAAAACTGAATTTATCAACGAGGGTCTAAGGGTTTTGGCTGAGGGTGGTGAATTCTACTTCTCTTGCCTGACCACCGATCGCAAACGGGGTGGACGGTATCTCCGATTTCTGTATAAACGGGGTGAGGTCGGTACACCCATCGCCATTAACGACCTGCTCGGATTGTTCCCGTCAACTCTTAAGAGATTGGAACACTATGTAAAAGGCAACATGCTCTTTGTTCACGGACAAAAATAA
- a CDS encoding glycerophosphodiester phosphodiesterase: MKIVTHRFRGFGERENSLSSFKNALENGVICFEFDVRVTADGIPVVNHDPFFRTDRNNKISIIHSSLAEMREFQEKSGMTDCLPDLAEILEEFGKQKRTDSRIFIDIKDFGQEEKIYSMLSQKQLLPNSVIVSWLPEVLFAFHKIDPTIPLCFSHNYTVSKFKYGLAKLILGIEKSKNTLATMTKLFSPKYAEVIPEIKFYFDDYNDREFSPGKSNTTLPDFEHTLNGPVSGRLMEIINESKGYLCINHFLLDHNYPSLYKHPVSVIPYSLNSESAINSFLIKIKPDYILSDNPALVSKF, encoded by the coding sequence ATGAAAATAGTAACCCACAGATTTCGTGGCTTTGGTGAGCGTGAAAACTCGCTTTCCTCCTTTAAAAATGCACTCGAGAATGGCGTTATTTGTTTCGAATTCGATGTACGAGTAACTGCTGATGGAATTCCTGTGGTGAATCATGATCCATTTTTCCGGACTGACAGAAACAATAAAATTTCGATTATCCATTCGTCTTTAGCTGAGATGAGAGAATTTCAGGAGAAATCCGGGATGACAGATTGTTTGCCGGATCTTGCAGAAATTCTTGAAGAGTTCGGCAAACAAAAACGCACGGATAGCAGGATTTTCATCGATATTAAAGATTTTGGTCAGGAAGAGAAAATCTATTCGATGCTTTCACAAAAACAATTACTCCCAAATTCAGTAATTGTTTCGTGGCTCCCTGAAGTTTTGTTTGCTTTCCATAAAATCGATCCAACAATTCCTCTCTGCTTTAGCCACAATTATACAGTGTCTAAATTCAAATACGGTCTGGCTAAACTTATACTCGGTATTGAAAAGTCTAAGAATACACTTGCGACAATGACAAAGCTATTTTCCCCAAAATATGCTGAGGTTATACCTGAAATAAAATTTTATTTTGATGATTACAATGACAGAGAGTTTTCACCGGGAAAATCGAATACAACACTACCGGATTTCGAACATACTCTGAACGGACCTGTATCAGGGAGATTGATGGAAATAATTAATGAGTCAAAAGGCTACCTGTGTATAAACCATTTTCTACTTGATCATAATTATCCTTCTCTCTACAAACATCCTGTCTCAGTTATCCCCTATTCCTTGAACAGTGAGAGTGCAATAAACAGTTTCTTAATAAAAATAAAGCCGGATTATATTCTTAGTGATAATCCGGCTTTGGTTTCAAAGTTTTAA
- a CDS encoding acyl-CoA mutase large subunit family protein, whose product MDHTLPTKLNLRDDFSPSGYDAWRQVAEADLKGVPFEKKLVTPTYEGINLQPIYTIEDLKKLQAINNFPGFPNFLRGSAPDGCTLQPWLVAASLTHPYAEEYNTLLLDALSRGQNAIVLPLDITSRSGLDADYGKPGETGKSGVSISGIGSLSRAFNGVDLTACPLFVNAGFSPLAFMALLQGYLNKNNQDISKIAGAVYGDPVGFLFENGTMPVTMDEAFDQIKKTTLFIEKHKSNIRTIGINGSVFVDKGATAVQELGLAMSVAVESLVRLSESGISPESLVNRMAFIFGTSTNLFMEIAKFRAARILFSELLNQMNITQENVQMFSGARTSSFYHSTVDPYVNMLRITTQAFSAVIGGVQMIETLPFNSLFAAGDEFAERIARNTQIILSEESHLNHVIDAAGGSYYVETLTNEIATNAWKYFKEIEAAGGIVEALRAGKIQNDIKQVNEKRQKDVATRKSVIVGVNSYANVKENPVHKPEIDLEEVYNKRAGYLQKLRVSGNGENHSSILIELEKINHAGDEADQISLAAALAERGATIGEIFSHLRKSSDHEEIETVTAIRPAEKFESLRVRAFKEKSEKGSLPKIYLFNIGTIKQYKARADFARGFFEAGGCEVIYNAGVQTISEGLQQAVLSGARTFVLCSTDDTYPELVPTFVEQIKKADPSNLCILAGYPKDQVEVHKQSGIDEFIFLGADVVTIISSIFDKTGVVK is encoded by the coding sequence ATGGATCATACATTACCAACAAAACTAAATCTTAGGGATGACTTCTCCCCTTCCGGTTACGATGCCTGGAGACAGGTAGCGGAGGCAGACTTAAAAGGTGTCCCTTTTGAAAAGAAACTTGTAACCCCAACTTATGAAGGGATAAACCTTCAGCCAATCTACACGATTGAGGACCTAAAAAAGCTTCAAGCAATAAATAACTTCCCCGGTTTTCCAAATTTTCTCAGAGGTTCAGCCCCCGATGGATGTACCCTGCAACCTTGGCTGGTTGCAGCAAGCCTCACCCACCCATATGCTGAGGAGTATAATACATTGTTGCTTGATGCACTGAGCAGAGGTCAAAATGCAATTGTACTGCCCCTGGATATTACTTCCCGTTCGGGACTCGATGCTGATTACGGGAAACCGGGAGAGACTGGCAAGAGTGGTGTTTCAATATCCGGTATTGGCAGCTTGTCACGGGCTTTTAACGGAGTGGATTTGACTGCATGTCCGCTATTTGTGAATGCCGGTTTTTCACCTCTTGCTTTCATGGCACTCTTACAAGGATATCTTAATAAAAACAACCAGGATATCTCCAAAATTGCCGGGGCTGTTTATGGTGATCCGGTTGGCTTCCTTTTCGAAAACGGTACAATGCCGGTTACAATGGACGAGGCTTTCGACCAGATCAAAAAAACCACCCTATTTATTGAAAAACACAAATCCAATATTCGCACCATTGGCATAAATGGATCTGTTTTTGTAGACAAAGGTGCGACTGCGGTCCAGGAGTTGGGTCTGGCGATGTCAGTTGCTGTTGAGTCTCTCGTAAGATTATCTGAATCAGGCATTAGTCCTGAATCGCTGGTAAACCGTATGGCGTTTATTTTTGGAACCAGCACCAATCTTTTTATGGAGATTGCCAAGTTCAGAGCCGCAAGAATTTTATTCTCTGAACTGCTGAATCAGATGAATATTACACAAGAGAATGTGCAAATGTTCTCCGGTGCCAGGACAAGCAGTTTCTACCACTCCACGGTCGATCCATATGTAAACATGCTACGGATAACCACACAGGCATTTTCAGCGGTGATCGGCGGTGTTCAAATGATAGAAACACTTCCCTTTAACTCGCTCTTCGCTGCAGGTGATGAATTTGCAGAAAGAATTGCCAGAAACACTCAAATAATTCTTAGTGAGGAATCTCATTTGAATCATGTTATCGATGCTGCCGGTGGTTCTTATTATGTGGAAACCCTCACTAATGAGATTGCCACAAATGCATGGAAATATTTCAAGGAAATAGAGGCAGCCGGAGGAATTGTGGAAGCCTTACGCGCTGGTAAGATTCAGAATGACATTAAACAAGTCAACGAAAAAAGACAAAAAGATGTTGCCACTCGTAAGTCTGTGATCGTTGGAGTGAACAGTTATGCAAATGTGAAGGAAAATCCTGTTCATAAGCCTGAAATCGACCTTGAAGAAGTTTACAATAAAAGAGCCGGGTACCTGCAAAAATTACGGGTCTCCGGGAACGGTGAGAACCACTCTTCTATCCTGATCGAGCTAGAAAAAATTAATCACGCCGGAGATGAAGCCGATCAGATTTCACTTGCGGCAGCACTGGCTGAACGAGGAGCAACTATTGGTGAAATATTCAGCCATCTGAGGAAATCTTCGGATCACGAGGAAATAGAAACTGTAACTGCAATCAGACCTGCAGAGAAGTTTGAGAGTCTTCGTGTGAGAGCCTTTAAAGAAAAATCTGAAAAAGGATCATTGCCCAAAATCTACCTTTTTAACATCGGTACAATAAAACAGTATAAAGCAAGGGCTGATTTTGCCCGAGGATTCTTTGAAGCCGGTGGTTGTGAAGTAATCTATAATGCAGGCGTTCAGACAATCTCCGAGGGGCTTCAGCAGGCTGTCTTGAGTGGTGCCCGGACTTTTGTCCTCTGTTCGACTGATGATACCTACCCCGAACTTGTTCCGACCTTCGTAGAACAAATAAAAAAGGCAGATCCTTCCAATCTGTGTATTCTTGCCGGATACCCGAAAGATCAGGTGGAAGTACACAAGCAATCGGGAATCGATGAATTTATTTTCCTTGGTGCCGATGTAGTGACTATTATCTCCTCTATTTTTGACAAAACCGGAGTTGTGAAATGA
- a CDS encoding putative N-acetylmannosamine-6-phosphate 2-epimerase — MNKVFEQIKNGLIVSCQSEGSDPFNTPSGVTLFAKAAQMAGAAAIRSQGLAKIRMIKKHVPLPMIGLLKGKFPDGTVKITGSKHQVEQLLKLGCEIIAIDGTFRKRENLTGPDFIKKIKSEFPGVLIMADIATYEEGIVCESSGADCISTTLSGYTPETINLPKVIPDFLLLERLAKDCHIPVIAEGKIKSPEEAKKMMELGAFAVVVGTVITRPRVVMGWYKDAVAEGVSG; from the coding sequence ATGAATAAGGTATTTGAACAGATTAAAAACGGTTTGATTGTATCATGTCAGTCAGAGGGCTCCGATCCTTTTAACACCCCTTCGGGTGTAACACTTTTTGCTAAAGCAGCTCAAATGGCAGGTGCTGCGGCAATCAGATCACAGGGTCTTGCCAAGATCAGGATGATCAAAAAGCATGTACCATTGCCAATGATTGGTTTACTAAAAGGAAAATTTCCCGACGGAACAGTCAAAATAACAGGATCGAAACACCAGGTCGAACAACTTCTCAAACTTGGTTGCGAAATTATTGCAATAGATGGCACCTTCAGAAAAAGGGAAAACCTTACTGGTCCGGATTTTATCAAAAAAATAAAATCTGAGTTTCCGGGAGTTCTTATTATGGCTGACATCGCCACATATGAAGAAGGGATCGTGTGTGAATCAAGCGGAGCAGATTGCATTTCCACAACGCTTAGCGGCTACACCCCCGAAACAATAAATCTTCCAAAAGTTATTCCCGACTTTTTACTTCTTGAAAGACTGGCGAAAGATTGTCATATTCCGGTGATTGCTGAAGGCAAGATTAAATCACCCGAAGAGGCAAAAAAGATGATGGAACTTGGTGCTTTTGCAGTTGTTGTCGGCACAGTTATCACCCGCCCTCGAGTGGTTATGGGTTGGTACAAAGACGCTGTAGCGGAAGGTGTCTCCGGTTAA